One Ktedonobacteraceae bacterium genomic region harbors:
- a CDS encoding DUF2877 domain-containing protein, translating into MHEPLHGIVHSVFNAAANIAFPFSGWNLPGQDVFVLSLNAAATPRIPNGIQLSSPAGSFPFSALRPGMPVIFGAQRLHIEAIDCSLDLSQSPQWNPHIQRPAQLDMAVVQRNYCRLQTLVEKWKQGHGDNGVGIDQAADILTLAREICGRGPGLTPSGDDMLAGWMAAGWLLYGPEAGFVETCRRIVEIARQQTHLLSQCWLSYAAGGNVAEPIATLLDAMTRAGDAQLERALTTVLAIGATSGYDVCQGVLLTSSIRVA; encoded by the coding sequence ATGCATGAGCCTTTACACGGCATCGTTCACAGTGTCTTCAATGCTGCCGCTAATATTGCCTTTCCTTTTTCAGGATGGAACCTGCCCGGCCAGGATGTATTTGTCCTTTCGCTTAATGCGGCTGCGACGCCGCGCATCCCAAATGGCATCCAGCTTTCATCACCTGCGGGTAGCTTTCCATTTTCCGCCTTACGCCCCGGTATGCCCGTCATCTTCGGCGCCCAGCGTCTGCATATCGAAGCCATCGATTGCTCCCTCGACCTGTCGCAGTCCCCTCAATGGAATCCGCATATTCAAAGGCCCGCGCAACTGGATATGGCAGTCGTGCAAAGGAATTATTGTCGCTTACAAACGCTGGTGGAGAAATGGAAACAGGGGCATGGAGACAATGGGGTTGGAATAGATCAGGCGGCAGATATTCTTACCCTGGCGCGCGAAATTTGTGGGCGCGGCCCCGGTCTTACCCCCAGCGGCGATGATATGCTTGCCGGTTGGATGGCCGCCGGGTGGTTGCTCTATGGGCCAGAAGCGGGCTTTGTCGAGACCTGCCGGCGCATCGTCGAGATCGCCAGGCAGCAGACGCACCTGCTCAGTCAATGCTGGCTCTCCTACGCCGCCGGTGGAAACGTTGCCGAGCCAATTGCCACATTGCTCGATGCTATGACCCGCGCCGGCGATGCCCAACTGGAGCGCGCTCTCACAACTGTGCTTGCTATAGGAGCGACTTCGGGATATGATGTATGTCAGGGGGTTCTTCTCACTTCCTCTATCAGGGTAGCATAG